The following coding sequences are from one Kushneria phosphatilytica window:
- a CDS encoding metal-dependent hydrolase family protein, producing MNDSATTDSLLLNNARLVDGSSPTASAPMHVLIEDGRIRQVSSEPITAPGARSIDLEGRTLMPGLIDCHVHVIATTADLGANALLPDSLVTARATPIMRDMLKRGFTTVRDVGGADHGLKTALEEGHFAGPRLVICGKALSQTGGHNDYRGFYDERDDQYQTRRLGSMGRLCDGVDAVRKAARQEIKGGAQFIKVMANGGVSSPSDPIDFLSFSQAELEAIVEEASNAQTYVSAHLYTDQAIHRAVEAGVHSLEHCNLITLETARLAAERGAFACPTLVTYEMLKREGADYGLKPASIAKIDDVRLAGLDSLKIMREAGLTMAYGTDLLGAMHRHQSEEFVIRSRVLPVHEVIRSATLDAARLLRMEGEIGCIAPGAHADLIVVDGNPLEDISLLTGQGRHFSLILQGGHVVQDTLQAQ from the coding sequence ATGAACGATTCTGCCACTACGGACTCCCTGCTGCTGAACAATGCCCGGCTGGTCGATGGCAGCAGCCCCACCGCTAGCGCACCGATGCACGTGCTGATCGAGGATGGGCGTATCCGCCAGGTCTCATCCGAGCCCATCACGGCCCCCGGGGCCCGGTCGATCGATCTCGAAGGCCGTACCCTGATGCCCGGGCTGATCGACTGCCATGTCCACGTCATTGCCACTACCGCCGATCTCGGCGCCAATGCTCTGCTGCCCGACTCGCTGGTCACGGCCCGTGCCACCCCGATCATGCGTGACATGCTGAAACGCGGTTTTACGACCGTGCGCGATGTGGGCGGCGCCGACCATGGTCTGAAAACCGCGCTGGAGGAGGGCCACTTCGCCGGCCCACGACTGGTGATCTGTGGCAAGGCGCTCTCCCAGACCGGCGGACACAATGATTATCGTGGCTTCTATGACGAGCGCGACGATCAGTATCAGACGCGACGACTGGGTTCGATGGGCCGGCTCTGTGACGGCGTGGACGCCGTACGCAAGGCTGCCCGTCAGGAGATCAAGGGCGGCGCCCAGTTCATCAAGGTGATGGCCAACGGCGGTGTCTCCTCACCCAGCGATCCGATCGATTTCCTGAGTTTCTCGCAGGCCGAACTCGAAGCGATCGTGGAGGAGGCGAGCAACGCCCAGACCTACGTCTCGGCACACCTCTATACCGATCAGGCAATTCACCGCGCGGTGGAAGCCGGCGTGCACTCACTCGAACACTGCAACCTGATCACACTCGAGACCGCCCGCCTGGCGGCTGAGCGTGGCGCTTTCGCCTGTCCCACGCTGGTGACCTACGAGATGCTCAAGCGTGAGGGCGCCGACTACGGCCTCAAACCAGCCTCGATTGCCAAGATCGATGATGTCCGACTGGCCGGTCTCGACAGCCTGAAGATCATGCGTGAGGCCGGACTCACCATGGCCTATGGCACTGATCTGCTCGGTGCCATGCACCGTCATCAGTCCGAGGAATTCGTCATCCGCTCACGCGTGTTACCGGTCCATGAGGTCATCCGCAGCGCCACTCTGGATGCTGCCCGGTTGCTGCGCATGGAGGGCGAGATCGGCTGTATTGCGCCCGGGGCACACGCTGATCTGATCGTGGTCGACGGCAATCCGCTGGAGGATATCAGTCTGCTGACCGGCCAGGGTCGCCACTTCTCCCTGATCCTGCAGGGCGGCCATGTGGTACAGGACACCCTGCAGGCGCAGTAG
- a CDS encoding 2-hydroxyacid dehydrogenase, translating into MQVTVFSAQPFDRRFLDNAMAGTGFEPVYQPVALSLQTVALAECARAVCVFVNDVLDAPVLTELHGLGVRIVVLRCAGYNNVDLEAAQRLGIAVARVPAYSPQAVAEHTLALIMTLNRHTHRAFNRVREGNFNLDGLLGVTLHGRTVGVVGTGRIGLATARILHGLGCRVLGFDPNPAPEFAMIGEAVDFDTLLARADIVSLHCPLAEATHHLINADALSRMKPGAMLVNTSRGGLIDTRAVIEALRTRQLGALAIDVYEQESELFFRDHSQEIINDDMFARLAMFPNVLITGHQGFFTEEALDEIAHTTRDNLLALAAGHTCHNALIQPEV; encoded by the coding sequence ATGCAGGTTACGGTCTTCAGCGCCCAGCCCTTTGATCGTCGCTTTCTTGATAATGCCATGGCAGGGACGGGGTTCGAGCCGGTGTACCAGCCGGTGGCGCTGTCACTGCAGACCGTCGCGCTGGCCGAATGCGCCCGGGCGGTCTGCGTATTCGTCAACGATGTGCTGGATGCCCCGGTGCTGACAGAGCTCCATGGCCTGGGGGTGCGGATCGTGGTCCTGCGTTGCGCCGGCTACAACAATGTCGACCTCGAGGCTGCACAGCGTCTTGGCATTGCCGTGGCGCGGGTGCCGGCCTATTCCCCACAGGCGGTGGCCGAGCATACCCTGGCGCTGATCATGACGCTCAATCGCCATACCCACCGCGCCTTCAATCGGGTACGCGAGGGCAACTTCAATCTCGATGGCCTGCTCGGCGTCACGCTGCACGGTCGCACTGTCGGAGTGGTCGGGACCGGTCGCATCGGGCTGGCCACAGCGCGCATTCTGCACGGCCTGGGCTGCCGGGTGCTCGGCTTCGATCCGAACCCGGCGCCGGAGTTCGCGATGATCGGCGAGGCAGTCGACTTCGATACCCTGTTGGCCCGCGCCGATATTGTGTCGCTGCACTGTCCGCTCGCGGAGGCGACGCATCATCTGATCAACGCTGACGCACTGTCACGCATGAAGCCTGGCGCGATGCTGGTGAATACGTCACGCGGGGGGCTGATCGATACCCGCGCGGTGATCGAGGCACTGCGCACACGCCAGCTGGGGGCGCTGGCGATCGATGTCTACGAGCAGGAGAGCGAGCTGTTCTTTCGCGACCACTCTCAGGAGATCATTAACGATGACATGTTCGCCCGGCTGGCCATGTTCCCCAACGTGCTGATTACCGGCCATCAGGGCTTTTTCACCGAGGAGGCGCTGGACGAAATCGCCCACACGACGCGCGATAATCTGCTGGCGCTGGCAGCGGGGCACACCTGTCACAATGCCCTCATCCAGCCCGAAGTCTGA
- a CDS encoding sodium:solute symporter family protein — MHALFLILYILLMIGVGVYFSRRRVHDDSDFIVAGRSLSTLVLTATLLATFVGSGSIVGGASFIFQHGPGAAVFFFAGTPVAALIVYFLLAARMRRSRATTIPGLIELRFGRAARTIASLIILLAYVGIVSYQFTGAGHALNLAFGLPVWVGVIVAALIMIGLATMGGLVSVAYTDYLSAIIFVSMLIALPLVLFQTGGLGEMFAALPAEQHSWFGGLSGFQILSYFLPLFLLILGDQNLFQRFAAARDPATARRAAMGLVIASVVCTTLITLLVCATHVLFPDITPSTALMVLAQRGLPDVVGALLLASMVALLLTTGNSYLLSSAANLTQDILGGLMKVEVHDQRGLLLNRLAVVALGVLAYALGAFFPSVLAMQMYAYSMYGAAITPVFLAALLWPRATPSGALGGLIAGGAMTLIWEIALGKPMGWNSVLVAMPVAVVVMASVSLLSRPKPASITEQA, encoded by the coding sequence ATGCACGCTCTGTTCCTGATTCTCTATATCCTGCTGATGATCGGCGTCGGGGTGTATTTCTCGCGGCGCCGGGTACACGACGACAGTGATTTCATCGTCGCCGGTCGTTCGCTGTCGACGCTGGTGCTCACCGCGACCCTGCTGGCGACCTTCGTCGGCTCGGGATCCATCGTGGGCGGCGCCAGTTTCATCTTTCAACACGGCCCGGGCGCGGCGGTCTTCTTCTTCGCCGGCACCCCGGTGGCCGCCCTGATCGTCTACTTTCTGCTGGCAGCCCGGATGCGTCGCTCACGGGCGACCACCATCCCCGGACTGATTGAGCTGCGATTCGGCCGGGCGGCCCGCACCATCGCCTCGCTGATCATCCTGCTGGCCTATGTCGGTATCGTGTCGTATCAGTTCACCGGCGCCGGTCACGCGCTCAATCTGGCCTTCGGGCTGCCGGTCTGGGTGGGTGTGATCGTCGCCGCCCTGATCATGATCGGGCTGGCGACCATGGGCGGTCTGGTGTCAGTGGCTTACACCGATTATCTCAGCGCGATCATCTTCGTCAGCATGCTGATTGCACTGCCACTGGTGCTGTTCCAGACCGGCGGGCTCGGGGAGATGTTTGCCGCCCTGCCCGCCGAGCAGCACAGCTGGTTCGGTGGTCTCTCCGGGTTTCAGATCCTGAGCTACTTCCTGCCGCTGTTTCTGCTGATTCTCGGCGATCAGAACCTCTTTCAGCGGTTTGCTGCGGCACGTGATCCGGCAACCGCCCGGCGTGCGGCCATGGGGCTGGTCATCGCCTCAGTCGTCTGTACCACGCTGATCACGCTGCTGGTCTGCGCCACCCACGTGCTGTTCCCCGATATCACGCCTTCGACTGCGCTCATGGTGCTCGCTCAGCGCGGCCTGCCGGATGTGGTCGGGGCCCTGTTACTGGCCTCGATGGTGGCGCTGCTGCTGACCACCGGTAACTCCTACCTGCTCTCTTCGGCTGCCAACCTCACCCAGGACATTCTCGGCGGATTGATGAAGGTCGAAGTGCACGATCAGCGCGGGCTGCTGCTCAATCGGCTGGCCGTGGTCGCTCTGGGCGTACTGGCTTACGCGCTGGGCGCCTTCTTTCCCAGTGTGCTGGCCATGCAGATGTACGCCTACAGCATGTATGGCGCAGCGATCACGCCCGTTTTCCTGGCAGCGCTGCTGTGGCCACGGGCCACGCCATCCGGGGCGCTGGGTGGGCTGATCGCGGGCGGCGCCATGACCCTGATCTGGGAGATCGCACTGGGCAAGCCGATGGGCTGGAACAGTGTGCTGGTGGCGATGCCGGTCGCCGTGGTGGTCATGGCGTCAGTCAGTCTGCTGAGTCGACCAAAACCCGCCAGTATTACCGAACAGGCCTGA
- a CDS encoding MFS transporter codes for MLQPVSRQSDLTVKSDIPPPRPADVGTFTPLTIPAFRAIWIANLFANLGVWAQSVAAAWVVTAAHGSALQVAMIQVATALPLVLLAIISGVVADNHDRRRIMLFGMSIEILGGLGLTTLAFLDWLNPNLLLVAILCVSIGAAITAPAWQAAVSEQVPRNLVSNAVLLNSVNFNAARAVGPALGGALLALVQPAWIFLLNCLCGIGLLWTLWRWHRAVPEKTLPPERILEGIKAALHFTQYSSVTRLIMLRSFIFGLSASAIWALLPLLAHQHPNGSALLYGYLLGALGLGAIAGSTLVTRARRKLGSSRLISVAALVLGGVMVTLGSIDTLWVLLPVLIIGGSCWIAAVASYNSSVQVLVPDWVKARALALYQTALYAGLTLGSMLWGQLAEGLAVQGTILIAGIALVLSALLFLPSRLPELSADELTGAPAPFTEQPGFAFDPRRGSVMVTIEYRIAGERTREFARAVRPLRRLRLRNGARRWSLYRDIEDRELWQEVFLVPNWLQHLRMLDRMTVADRAVIERVMALHNDAEAPRVRHGVSYRSSRHASETPILAPGNPGLQEARQADPGEAGA; via the coding sequence ATGCTGCAGCCCGTTTCCCGTCAGAGCGATCTGACCGTCAAATCGGATATACCCCCACCCCGCCCGGCCGATGTCGGCACTTTCACACCCCTGACCATCCCCGCCTTTCGTGCCATCTGGATTGCCAATCTGTTCGCCAATCTGGGGGTCTGGGCGCAATCGGTCGCGGCCGCCTGGGTGGTGACCGCTGCTCATGGCAGTGCACTGCAGGTGGCGATGATCCAGGTCGCCACAGCCCTGCCGCTGGTGCTGCTGGCGATCATCAGCGGCGTGGTCGCGGACAACCATGATCGTCGGCGCATCATGCTGTTCGGCATGTCGATCGAGATTCTCGGTGGGTTGGGGCTGACCACACTGGCCTTTCTCGATTGGCTGAACCCGAACCTGCTGCTGGTGGCCATTCTCTGTGTCTCGATTGGTGCGGCCATCACCGCACCGGCGTGGCAGGCAGCGGTCAGCGAGCAGGTGCCGCGTAATCTGGTCAGCAACGCCGTACTGCTCAACAGCGTCAACTTCAATGCGGCCCGCGCTGTCGGCCCGGCACTGGGTGGGGCACTGCTGGCGCTGGTGCAGCCGGCCTGGATCTTCCTGCTCAACTGCCTGTGCGGCATCGGTCTGCTGTGGACACTATGGCGCTGGCATCGAGCCGTACCCGAGAAGACCCTGCCACCCGAGCGCATTCTGGAAGGCATCAAGGCTGCGCTGCATTTCACCCAGTATTCCAGCGTGACCCGCCTGATCATGCTGCGCTCGTTCATCTTCGGGCTCTCGGCCAGCGCCATCTGGGCACTACTGCCACTGCTGGCCCATCAGCATCCGAATGGCAGCGCCCTGCTCTATGGGTATCTGCTCGGGGCACTGGGTCTGGGGGCGATTGCCGGCAGCACTCTGGTCACTCGCGCCCGCCGAAAACTCGGCAGCAGCCGACTGATCAGTGTCGCCGCACTGGTCCTTGGCGGCGTCATGGTCACGCTCGGCAGTATCGATACGCTCTGGGTTCTGCTGCCGGTGCTGATCATCGGTGGCAGCTGCTGGATTGCGGCGGTGGCCTCCTATAACTCGTCGGTGCAGGTACTGGTGCCGGACTGGGTCAAGGCACGAGCACTGGCGCTCTATCAGACCGCGCTCTACGCCGGTCTGACGCTGGGCTCCATGCTGTGGGGTCAGCTGGCGGAAGGCCTTGCCGTACAGGGCACAATACTGATTGCAGGGATAGCGCTGGTGCTGTCAGCACTGCTGTTTCTCCCCTCGCGATTGCCGGAACTCAGCGCTGATGAGCTGACCGGCGCACCGGCGCCCTTTACCGAACAGCCCGGGTTTGCGTTTGACCCGCGCCGTGGTTCGGTGATGGTCACCATCGAGTATCGGATTGCCGGTGAGCGTACCCGTGAATTCGCCCGGGCAGTGCGTCCGCTGCGGCGCCTGCGGCTACGCAATGGGGCCAGACGCTGGTCGCTCTATCGTGACATCGAGGACCGTGAGCTTTGGCAGGAAGTCTTCCTGGTGCCCAACTGGCTACAGCACCTGCGCATGCTCGACCGCATGACCGTCGCCGACCGGGCCGTCATCGAACGTGTCATGGCCCTGCACAACGATGCAGAGGCCCCCCGGGTGCGTCATGGGGTGAGCTATCGCTCCTCGCGCCATGCCAGCGAGACACCGATACTCGCACCGGGTAATCCCGGCCTGCAGGAGGCACGACAAGCCGATCCCGGCGAGGCCGGTGCCTGA
- a CDS encoding MFS transporter, with protein sequence MSDRPGRLSFCLVTFSFLVIMMGTSLPTPLYPIYQTRMGFSQIMITVIFAAYAVGVIAALIGFGSWSDQLGRKRLLLGGLVLALISDVIFLFSTSLTPLLIARLFSGLSAGIFTGTATVAIIEQAPPQWQRNATLVATATNVMGLGLGPLVGGVLAQYVGWPLALPYLLHLLLSLLAMLGVARAPETITPPEQVRLHRQRLSVPEEVRGVFIPAGIAGFAGTAVLGLFTAAAPSFVQQILNIDNLAMIGVVVITLFIASAIGQALLSRIPESARLTGGCLVLALGVLLVGGSIGLASLWLMLLGAIVSGLGQGITLRAGLGEVVAHSPQQRKSEVTSTYFVVIYIAISLPVVGLGVTSALTGLTAAGIAFALIVSALALTARGLLIRRQRRDEA encoded by the coding sequence ATGTCCGACCGGCCCGGCCGCCTCTCCTTCTGTCTGGTCACCTTCTCGTTTCTGGTGATCATGATGGGGACCAGTCTGCCCACCCCGCTCTACCCGATCTACCAGACCCGGATGGGGTTTTCGCAGATCATGATCACGGTGATCTTTGCCGCCTATGCCGTGGGGGTGATCGCTGCACTGATCGGCTTTGGCAGCTGGTCGGATCAGCTGGGACGCAAACGGTTGTTGCTGGGCGGGCTGGTACTGGCCCTGATCAGTGATGTCATCTTCCTGTTCAGCACGAGCCTGACGCCACTGCTGATCGCTCGGCTGTTCTCGGGGCTCTCGGCCGGCATCTTCACCGGCACCGCCACGGTCGCCATCATCGAGCAGGCGCCACCCCAGTGGCAGCGTAATGCCACGCTGGTGGCGACGGCGACCAATGTCATGGGACTGGGGCTGGGACCGCTGGTGGGGGGCGTGCTTGCTCAATACGTCGGCTGGCCGCTGGCACTGCCTTATCTGCTGCATCTGCTGCTGTCACTGCTCGCCATGCTGGGGGTCGCCCGGGCGCCGGAGACCATTACGCCGCCCGAACAGGTGCGTCTGCACCGCCAGCGATTGTCGGTACCCGAAGAGGTACGCGGCGTGTTTATCCCTGCCGGTATTGCCGGCTTTGCCGGTACCGCTGTGCTGGGGTTGTTCACCGCAGCCGCGCCCTCTTTCGTGCAGCAGATCCTGAACATCGACAATCTCGCCATGATTGGCGTGGTGGTAATCACGCTCTTCATCGCCTCGGCCATCGGCCAGGCGCTGCTGAGCCGAATTCCGGAATCTGCGCGACTGACCGGTGGTTGTCTGGTGCTGGCACTGGGCGTGCTGCTGGTGGGGGGCAGTATCGGGCTGGCATCACTCTGGCTGATGCTGCTGGGGGCCATCGTCTCCGGGCTGGGGCAGGGGATCACGCTGCGTGCCGGCCTGGGAGAAGTGGTGGCCCACTCACCGCAGCAACGCAAGAGCGAGGTCACCTCGACCTATTTCGTGGTCATCTATATCGCCATCTCGTTACCGGTAGTCGGGCTGGGGGTGACGTCGGCGCTGACCGGACTGACCGCCGCAGGCATCGCCTTCGCCCTCATCGTTTCAGCGCTCGCGCTGACCGCAAGAGGGCTGCTGATTCGGCGCCAGCGCCGTGATGAAGCCTGA
- a CDS encoding pentapeptide repeat-containing protein, with protein MMASNRDYDDIAFEGEKVDDQTLEASRFDNCSFKNCDFSHATFRNCRFTDCSFDNSNLSVTQFPCTLLQGVAFNLCKMMGIDWPRMRCPSIQIPGVLSFEECVLDDSSFFGLYLAETTMISCRIHRVDFSEANCEQIDFSGSDLEDTIFNRTRLRGANFIDATHYSINILENDIKNARFSLPEAVALLDGLDIELHH; from the coding sequence ATGATGGCCAGCAACAGGGATTACGACGATATCGCCTTCGAAGGCGAAAAAGTGGATGATCAAACCCTTGAAGCCAGCCGCTTCGATAACTGTTCCTTTAAAAACTGCGATTTTTCTCATGCAACATTCAGAAATTGCAGATTCACGGATTGTTCTTTTGACAATTCCAACCTGAGCGTGACCCAGTTTCCCTGCACGCTTTTACAGGGCGTGGCATTCAACCTTTGCAAAATGATGGGTATTGATTGGCCCCGCATGCGTTGCCCGTCGATTCAGATCCCGGGCGTTCTTTCTTTTGAAGAGTGCGTGTTGGATGACAGTTCGTTCTTTGGACTTTATCTGGCAGAAACAACAATGATCAGCTGCCGCATTCACAGGGTCGATTTCAGCGAAGCCAATTGTGAACAGATAGACTTCTCGGGCAGTGACCTTGAAGACACTATTTTCAACAGAACCCGTCTTCGCGGCGCCAATTTTATTGATGCCACCCATTACAGTATCAATATCCTTGAGAACGATATAAAAAACGCCAGATTCTCGCTTCCGGAAGCAGTCGCTCTACTTGATGGGCTGGATATCGAGCTTCACCATTAA
- a CDS encoding DUF2780 domain-containing protein, translating to MKKRIGAVATALATLGTTPAMAFTLNDVGSAMQALNQSSNQQQTAPASTAGANGSGLSQQVLNAFGSRQADQSLSSGQQATIAGTTSGNLQQASDLISTLTGQLGVTRQQAIGGSAALLASAKNQLSSDQFNQLSNQAPGIDGLLSSARAASSASGGSGSVLSTLSGLTGGSNAASGNGSLTSAAFNALGISSSVASQFAPTLLQYFSGQGVGSGLLSQLAGIWNTTLPTSGQ from the coding sequence ATGAAAAAACGGATTGGGGCAGTTGCAACCGCACTTGCCACGCTGGGGACCACGCCAGCGATGGCTTTCACGCTCAACGATGTCGGCAGTGCCATGCAGGCGCTCAACCAGTCGTCGAACCAGCAGCAGACGGCGCCCGCCTCCACGGCCGGCGCGAACGGTAGCGGCCTGTCGCAGCAGGTGCTCAATGCCTTCGGCAGCCGTCAGGCCGATCAGTCACTTTCGAGCGGGCAGCAGGCCACGATCGCCGGGACGACCTCGGGCAATCTGCAGCAGGCATCCGATCTGATTTCGACCCTGACCGGCCAACTGGGGGTGACCCGCCAGCAGGCGATCGGTGGCTCGGCGGCACTACTGGCGTCGGCGAAGAATCAGCTCAGCAGCGATCAGTTCAATCAGCTGAGCAATCAGGCGCCGGGCATTGATGGCCTGCTCTCCAGCGCCCGCGCCGCGTCTTCGGCTTCCGGCGGTTCGGGATCGGTGCTCTCGACGCTCTCCGGGCTGACTGGTGGCTCGAACGCTGCCAGCGGCAACGGTTCACTGACCAGTGCCGCCTTCAACGCGCTGGGGATCAGCTCCTCGGTAGCGAGTCAGTTTGCTCCGACCCTGCTGCAGTATTTCAGTGGCCAGGGCGTCGGCAGTGGACTGCTGAGCCAGCTGGCCGGCATCTGGAACACCACTCTGCCGACCAGCGGTCAATAA
- a CDS encoding alpha/beta fold hydrolase: MTATATSAVPATGATTDTLLWQWQGRNIELGLTRQGSGPALLMLPALSTISTRQEFAALQEMLADRFTTLAVDWPGFGDRPRPFIDWSAETLLAFVDHLLTATDIRPAGVVAAGHAGGLMMRYLGDHPGSVERLILVAPTWRGPLPTMTRGDYKPWFARVRRWFDQPFGRTLYWLNTREWCIHRMADEHVYATPRYLNAERMAIKRRVPASPGARHASIRFVTGALDAFRTRDTALAAMRRVSARTLMLTTPHMPRRSSENMEALATLENVETRRLPHGKLLVHEEYPADVAEVIRSWW; encoded by the coding sequence ATGACTGCGACTGCGACCTCTGCCGTGCCCGCTACTGGCGCGACTACCGACACCCTGCTCTGGCAGTGGCAGGGGCGGAATATCGAGCTCGGTCTCACCCGCCAGGGCAGCGGCCCGGCCCTCCTGATGCTGCCGGCGCTCTCCACCATCTCGACTCGCCAGGAGTTTGCGGCGCTGCAGGAGATGCTGGCCGATCGCTTCACCACACTGGCTGTGGACTGGCCGGGCTTTGGTGATCGGCCCCGCCCCTTCATCGATTGGAGCGCCGAGACGTTGCTGGCGTTCGTGGATCATTTGCTCACGGCCACCGATATACGCCCGGCCGGGGTGGTCGCGGCAGGCCATGCCGGGGGGCTGATGATGCGCTATCTGGGTGATCACCCCGGGTCGGTCGAGCGTCTGATCCTGGTCGCGCCGACCTGGCGCGGGCCGCTGCCGACGATGACCCGGGGCGATTACAAGCCATGGTTTGCGCGGGTGCGGCGCTGGTTCGATCAACCCTTTGGGCGCACCCTCTATTGGCTCAATACCCGCGAGTGGTGCATCCACAGGATGGCCGATGAGCACGTCTACGCAACGCCGCGCTACCTGAATGCCGAGCGCATGGCCATCAAGCGACGGGTTCCGGCCTCGCCAGGGGCCCGCCACGCCTCGATTCGCTTCGTCACCGGGGCGCTGGATGCCTTTCGTACGCGCGATACCGCACTGGCGGCGATGCGTCGTGTTTCAGCACGCACCCTGATGCTCACCACGCCTCACATGCCGCGCCGTTCGAGCGAAAACATGGAGGCCCTGGCGACGCTGGAAAACGTCGAGACCCGCCGCCTGCCACACGGCAAGCTCCTGGTGCACGAGGAGTATCCCGCTGATGTCGCTGAGGTGATCCGCAGCTGGTGGTAA
- a CDS encoding ParA family protein, whose protein sequence is MQMLALYSIKGGVGKTASAVNLAAEASLSGRRVLLWDLDPQAATTYYLREKAKVRGGGVDKLVKGKAALEKAIRNTEIEGLDLLPAAFDSRELDQLLEGRKNSRLRKILKPVFDEYDLIILDCPPSISTLSEQIFSSVNALLVPIVPTTLSLRTLDQLRQHLDKQDHETPIWPFFTLVDRRKKLHNEVMGSLREQWPAQLSTHIPYASAVEQMGLKQAPIARFAARTNAGKAYSTLWDEISRRMG, encoded by the coding sequence ATGCAGATGCTGGCGCTTTACAGTATCAAGGGCGGCGTGGGCAAGACGGCCTCGGCCGTCAATCTGGCTGCCGAGGCGAGTCTGAGCGGGCGCCGGGTGCTGCTCTGGGATCTCGATCCCCAGGCCGCCACGACCTACTATCTGCGCGAGAAGGCCAAGGTGCGTGGCGGTGGCGTCGACAAGCTGGTCAAGGGCAAGGCCGCACTCGAGAAGGCCATTCGCAATACCGAGATCGAGGGTCTCGACCTGCTGCCGGCCGCCTTCGACTCGCGCGAGCTGGACCAACTGCTGGAGGGTCGCAAGAACAGCCGCCTGCGCAAGATCCTCAAGCCGGTGTTCGATGAGTACGACCTGATCATCCTCGACTGCCCGCCGAGCATTTCGACGCTCTCCGAGCAGATCTTTTCCAGCGTCAATGCGCTGCTGGTGCCGATCGTGCCGACCACGCTATCGCTGCGCACCCTTGATCAGCTGCGTCAGCATCTCGACAAGCAGGATCACGAAACGCCGATCTGGCCCTTCTTCACGCTGGTTGATCGGCGCAAGAAGCTGCACAACGAGGTCATGGGCTCGCTGCGCGAACAGTGGCCCGCCCAGCTTTCCACCCATATCCCCTATGCCAGCGCGGTTGAGCAGATGGGGCTGAAGCAGGCGCCGATTGCCCGATTCGCCGCCCGAACCAACGCTGGCAAGGCCTATAGCACCCTGTGGGATGAGATCAGTCGGCGCATGGGCTGA
- a CDS encoding LysR substrate-binding domain-containing protein produces the protein MRIHPLPPMHTLVAFEAAVRHGSFTRAARELNLSQSALSRQILALEAYLGRTLFVREPRHLKLTRAGERYAPQVRDLLQTCARATGEVMKHAGENELTLACSSGIAQFWLTPRLSRFHAEHPEIHLNLIVRDGVNTLSGFEFDFGLYYLRRYPPPGFHARQLLPEEVLPVCAPALLNGRRLTPLELTEQTLLVLEDAQSPWMSWADWFRQHDISDLSRTRTLAFNLYPPLVEMAVLGQGVVLGWRHIIDSRLESGALVPASDHTASHGGGFHLLTPVDRRENRAMRVFRRWLLAQTPTADQGAEQMQ, from the coding sequence ATGCGCATTCATCCCCTGCCGCCGATGCACACGCTGGTCGCCTTCGAGGCGGCAGTGCGCCACGGCAGCTTCACTCGCGCCGCGCGAGAGCTCAATCTCTCCCAGAGTGCGCTCAGCCGCCAGATTCTGGCGCTCGAGGCCTATCTCGGCCGTACCCTGTTCGTACGCGAACCGCGCCACCTGAAGCTGACCCGGGCCGGCGAACGCTATGCACCGCAAGTGCGCGATCTGCTGCAGACGTGCGCCCGCGCAACCGGTGAGGTGATGAAACATGCCGGCGAGAATGAACTCACACTCGCCTGCTCCTCGGGCATCGCCCAGTTCTGGCTGACCCCGCGACTGAGCCGTTTTCATGCCGAGCATCCGGAGATTCATCTCAACCTGATCGTACGCGACGGCGTCAATACTCTCTCAGGCTTCGAGTTCGACTTCGGACTCTACTATTTGCGCCGGTACCCCCCGCCGGGCTTCCACGCCCGGCAGCTGCTGCCCGAAGAGGTACTGCCGGTCTGCGCCCCGGCACTACTGAACGGGCGCCGGCTGACGCCTCTGGAATTGACCGAACAGACCCTGCTGGTGCTGGAGGATGCCCAAAGCCCGTGGATGTCGTGGGCAGACTGGTTTCGTCAGCACGACATCAGCGATCTCTCACGGACACGCACGCTCGCCTTCAACCTTTATCCACCGCTGGTAGAAATGGCCGTGCTCGGTCAGGGCGTGGTGCTGGGCTGGCGCCACATCATCGATAGCCGACTGGAAAGCGGTGCCCTGGTACCGGCCAGCGATCATACCGCCAGCCACGGCGGAGGTTTTCATCTGCTCACCCCGGTCGATCGTCGTGAGAATCGCGCCATGCGGGTCTTTCGCCGCTGGCTGCTGGCGCAAACGCCGACCGCCGATCAGGGGGCGGAACAGATGCAATAG